One genomic region from Sphingobacterium multivorum encodes:
- a CDS encoding lipopolysaccharide biosynthesis protein: MLGFFKGLFNKLGVDGAIGYTLISRMLQAVSGIFTLLFVVKFLSIEEQGYFYTFGSIIAIQVFFELGITGIIVQYVAHEASNFSWASKSVFQGTEQSMSRMSSLLHFSIKWFSLIAVLLFFTLVLVGIVFFTRYGDLDNTVEWKMPWVLLAFSTSVLLVLSPILAFLEGLGKVKEIARLRLIQQICQVLLTYLLFFLGYKLYAVPLASLITCVIMIGVIYCDGLRSILVYSWKKLGLDRINYKKEIFPYQWKIALSWISGYFIFQLFNPVLFATEGATVAGQMGMTLAVLNAIFSLTFSWISTKVPLFSSLIAKKEFTQLDTVFNKTLKLSALLNIFCLIIFFMLVFVLDYFKVAIAGKEFYNRFLPIVPLILMMIPIFTNHIVGAWATYLRCHKEEPMLIQSVLMGILCSISTIVLGKIFGVVGITTGYMILSIGSLIWTYITFRKLKVLWHT; the protein is encoded by the coding sequence ATGCTCGGATTCTTCAAAGGTCTATTTAATAAATTAGGAGTCGATGGTGCAATTGGCTATACGTTAATAAGCCGAATGCTACAAGCTGTTTCAGGGATTTTTACTTTATTATTTGTTGTTAAGTTTCTATCTATCGAAGAACAAGGCTATTTCTATACGTTTGGTAGTATTATCGCTATACAAGTTTTTTTTGAATTAGGAATAACGGGTATAATTGTTCAATATGTTGCCCATGAGGCCTCCAACTTCTCTTGGGCCTCAAAAAGCGTATTTCAAGGAACTGAACAATCAATGTCCAGGATGTCATCCTTGTTGCATTTTTCGATTAAATGGTTTTCCTTAATTGCTGTTTTGTTATTTTTCACTTTGGTCCTCGTTGGTATAGTGTTTTTTACCAGATACGGTGATTTAGATAATACTGTTGAGTGGAAAATGCCCTGGGTATTACTGGCTTTTTCTACATCCGTTTTGCTAGTGCTATCTCCTATTCTTGCTTTTTTAGAAGGATTGGGGAAGGTAAAAGAAATTGCTCGTTTACGGTTAATTCAGCAAATTTGTCAAGTATTGTTGACCTATCTTTTATTTTTTTTAGGTTATAAACTATACGCTGTCCCTTTGGCTTCACTGATCACTTGTGTAATTATGATAGGTGTAATATATTGTGATGGGTTGAGGAGTATATTAGTCTATTCGTGGAAGAAGCTTGGATTGGATCGAATAAATTATAAGAAAGAGATATTTCCCTATCAATGGAAGATAGCATTGAGTTGGATAAGTGGATATTTTATTTTTCAACTATTTAATCCGGTTTTATTTGCCACAGAAGGAGCTACGGTTGCTGGACAAATGGGTATGACGTTGGCGGTCTTAAATGCCATTTTCTCTTTAACATTTAGCTGGATTTCGACCAAGGTTCCGCTATTTTCAAGTTTAATTGCAAAAAAGGAATTCACTCAATTGGATACAGTCTTTAATAAAACACTGAAGTTATCAGCCTTGTTAAATATTTTTTGTCTAATCATTTTCTTTATGCTCGTTTTTGTCTTAGATTATTTTAAGGTAGCTATTGCCGGAAAGGAATTTTATAATAGATTTTTACCAATAGTGCCGTTAATTCTAATGATGATTCCCATCTTCACCAATCATATTGTAGGGGCATGGGCTACCTATCTACGGTGTCACAAAGAAGAGCCTATGTTAATTCAAAGTGTTTTGATGGGAATTTTATGCTCAATTTCCACCATCGTATTAGGGAAAATATTTGGAGTTGTCGGTATTACAACGGGCTATATGATTTTGTCGATAGGAAGTTTGATTTGGACATATATTACTTTTAGAAAGTTAAAGGTTTTGTGGCATACCTAA